Proteins from one Mixophyes fleayi isolate aMixFle1 chromosome 9, aMixFle1.hap1, whole genome shotgun sequence genomic window:
- the LOC142101422 gene encoding carbohydrate sulfotransferase 6-like isoform X1 yields the protein MERFSNTMSIRTIYFFFLLLFILFFLYQFLHISHLSYNSSSCQRKETPVHILIISSWRSGSSFVGQIFNHHDDVFYLFEPGHSIWMRFMHESVELLHYMVRDLLRSLFTCDVSSLKQYLPGGGQYISSMGFFAESRALCFPPACSAYIPSEGFDRHQCSHRCKNTTLDNVEKACRTYSHIVMKTVRILDLSVLLPLFRDPALDLRILHLVRDPRAVASSRKYFSLTTEDLIVLKGNNNNKKATTDEVMAKVCNAQVAINQVAKASGDTLNGRYMLIRYEDLVKEPILNVKQIFAFAGLKLNDELERWVFNVTHAEATQEKGFMTFSKKSSKVVQRWRTTLDFQKVKEIESKCEAAMDLFGYLPVRSVNDLKNMSVDLIL from the exons ATGGAAAG GTTCAGCAACACAATGTCCATACGCACAATTTACTTCttctttctccttttattcaTCCTTTTCTTTCTCTACCAGTTTCTTCACATTAGTCACCTTTCTTACAACTCTTCTTCTTGTCAAAGAAAGGAAACTCCTGTCCATATCCTCATCATATCTTCATGGCGTTCTGGATCTTCCTTTGTTGGGCAGATCTTCAATCACCACGATGATGTCTTTTACCTCTTTGAACCCGGACATTCTATTTGGATGAGGTTTATGCATGAGAGTGTAGAACTACTTCACTATATGGTCAGAGACCTCTTACGTTCTCTCTTCACCTGTGATGTCTCGTCCCTAAAACAATACCTTCCTGGGGGTGGTCAATACATCTCTAGTATGGGATTCTTTGCTGAAAGTCGTGCGCTATGCTTTCCCCCAGCTTGCTCAGCTTACATCCCATCTGAAGGCTTTGATCGCCACCAATGTTCTCACCGCTGTAAGAATACCACCTTGGACAATGTGGAAAAGGCATGTAGGACTTACAGTCATATAGTGATGAAAACAGTTAGAATTCTCGACCTTTCTGTTCTCCTGCCACTTTTTCGAGACCCTGCACTTGATCTTCGGATACTTCACCTTGTGAGAGACCCTCGAGCTGTAGCATCGTCAAGGAAATACTTTAGCCTCACTACTGAGGATTTAATAGTGCTAAAGGGAAACAACAATAACAAGAAGGCCACAACTGATGAGGTCATGGCAAAGGTCTGCAATGCTCAGGTTGCCATAAACCAGGTGGCTAAAGCATCAGGGGATACTTTGAATGGACGATATATGCTTATACGATATGAGGATCTGGTGAAGGAACCTATTTtgaatgtcaaacaaatctttgcATTTGCAGGCCTTAAATTAAATGACGAGCTGGAGAGATGGGTCTTTAATGTTACTCATGCTGAGGCTACACAGGAAAAAGGCTTCATGACATTTTCCAAGAAGTcctcaaaagtggtccaaaggtGGAGAACTACATTGGACTTCCAGAAGGTAAAGGAGATTGAAAGTAAGTGTGAAGCAGCCATGGATTTGTTTGGTTACCTGCCGGTGAGGTCAGTAAACGATCTGAAGAACATGAGTGTAGACCTCATTTTATAA
- the LOC142101422 gene encoding carbohydrate sulfotransferase 6-like isoform X2, protein MSIRTIYFFFLLLFILFFLYQFLHISHLSYNSSSCQRKETPVHILIISSWRSGSSFVGQIFNHHDDVFYLFEPGHSIWMRFMHESVELLHYMVRDLLRSLFTCDVSSLKQYLPGGGQYISSMGFFAESRALCFPPACSAYIPSEGFDRHQCSHRCKNTTLDNVEKACRTYSHIVMKTVRILDLSVLLPLFRDPALDLRILHLVRDPRAVASSRKYFSLTTEDLIVLKGNNNNKKATTDEVMAKVCNAQVAINQVAKASGDTLNGRYMLIRYEDLVKEPILNVKQIFAFAGLKLNDELERWVFNVTHAEATQEKGFMTFSKKSSKVVQRWRTTLDFQKVKEIESKCEAAMDLFGYLPVRSVNDLKNMSVDLIL, encoded by the coding sequence ATGTCCATACGCACAATTTACTTCttctttctccttttattcaTCCTTTTCTTTCTCTACCAGTTTCTTCACATTAGTCACCTTTCTTACAACTCTTCTTCTTGTCAAAGAAAGGAAACTCCTGTCCATATCCTCATCATATCTTCATGGCGTTCTGGATCTTCCTTTGTTGGGCAGATCTTCAATCACCACGATGATGTCTTTTACCTCTTTGAACCCGGACATTCTATTTGGATGAGGTTTATGCATGAGAGTGTAGAACTACTTCACTATATGGTCAGAGACCTCTTACGTTCTCTCTTCACCTGTGATGTCTCGTCCCTAAAACAATACCTTCCTGGGGGTGGTCAATACATCTCTAGTATGGGATTCTTTGCTGAAAGTCGTGCGCTATGCTTTCCCCCAGCTTGCTCAGCTTACATCCCATCTGAAGGCTTTGATCGCCACCAATGTTCTCACCGCTGTAAGAATACCACCTTGGACAATGTGGAAAAGGCATGTAGGACTTACAGTCATATAGTGATGAAAACAGTTAGAATTCTCGACCTTTCTGTTCTCCTGCCACTTTTTCGAGACCCTGCACTTGATCTTCGGATACTTCACCTTGTGAGAGACCCTCGAGCTGTAGCATCGTCAAGGAAATACTTTAGCCTCACTACTGAGGATTTAATAGTGCTAAAGGGAAACAACAATAACAAGAAGGCCACAACTGATGAGGTCATGGCAAAGGTCTGCAATGCTCAGGTTGCCATAAACCAGGTGGCTAAAGCATCAGGGGATACTTTGAATGGACGATATATGCTTATACGATATGAGGATCTGGTGAAGGAACCTATTTtgaatgtcaaacaaatctttgcATTTGCAGGCCTTAAATTAAATGACGAGCTGGAGAGATGGGTCTTTAATGTTACTCATGCTGAGGCTACACAGGAAAAAGGCTTCATGACATTTTCCAAGAAGTcctcaaaagtggtccaaaggtGGAGAACTACATTGGACTTCCAGAAGGTAAAGGAGATTGAAAGTAAGTGTGAAGCAGCCATGGATTTGTTTGGTTACCTGCCGGTGAGGTCAGTAAACGATCTGAAGAACATGAGTGTAGACCTCATTTTATAA